A single genomic interval of Nocardioides palaemonis harbors:
- a CDS encoding glycosyltransferase family 4 protein, with the protein MRIVVVNNFYPPRVGGSAHLSDALARGYAARGHEVLVVTAAYQDAPAEEWRDGVRVVRFPAFVLPESRLAVSFDISFATRPSLRRRLARLLDDFRPDVIHQHGQFMDLTWATGAYARRNDIPVLLSIHTRLENPAAAYRHAFRFLDATLVAPRLRRYRPSLVVMDSYMDDYIKERYAGRFRDLVAIPVGVDPAWVRAGDAARGRELAGVGPDAPIILSIGHVIPVRDRLGVVEALPAVLERHPDARLVVVGRVYYDLFLQRAEELGVAHAVTALGAMPKADIPHLLAAATVETHEQGLGLGTATLESMAAGTPVVAWGRIDNFPGVPMVDGDDIFMCPPGDVSGLAERITLALDDPEATRVVGEKAAAIVDEHFALERVLDKHLEVLEGLAAAPAPASAGR; encoded by the coding sequence GTGCGCATCGTCGTGGTGAACAACTTCTACCCGCCGCGTGTGGGAGGCAGCGCCCACCTCAGCGACGCCCTCGCGCGTGGCTACGCAGCCCGCGGGCACGAGGTGCTCGTCGTCACCGCGGCCTACCAGGACGCGCCGGCGGAGGAGTGGCGCGACGGTGTCCGGGTCGTCCGCTTCCCGGCGTTCGTGCTCCCCGAAAGCCGGCTGGCGGTGTCGTTCGACATCTCCTTCGCCACCCGGCCCAGCCTGCGCCGCCGCCTGGCCCGCCTGCTCGACGACTTCCGCCCCGACGTGATCCACCAGCACGGGCAGTTCATGGACCTGACGTGGGCCACCGGCGCCTACGCGCGACGCAACGACATCCCGGTGCTCCTCAGCATCCACACCCGCCTGGAGAACCCCGCGGCCGCCTACCGGCACGCGTTCCGCTTCCTCGACGCCACGCTCGTCGCGCCGCGCCTGCGGCGCTACCGCCCGTCGCTGGTCGTCATGGACTCCTACATGGACGACTACATCAAGGAGCGCTACGCCGGCCGCTTCCGCGACCTGGTGGCCATCCCCGTCGGCGTCGACCCCGCGTGGGTCCGTGCCGGCGACGCCGCCCGCGGCCGCGAGCTCGCGGGCGTCGGCCCGGACGCGCCGATCATCCTGTCCATCGGCCACGTCATCCCGGTCCGCGACCGGCTCGGCGTCGTCGAGGCGCTGCCCGCCGTCCTGGAGCGCCACCCGGACGCCCGCCTGGTCGTCGTCGGGCGCGTCTACTACGACCTGTTCCTGCAGCGCGCCGAGGAGCTCGGCGTCGCGCACGCGGTGACCGCCCTCGGGGCGATGCCCAAGGCCGACATCCCGCACCTGCTCGCGGCCGCGACCGTGGAGACCCACGAGCAGGGCCTCGGCCTCGGCACGGCGACCCTGGAGTCGATGGCCGCCGGCACGCCGGTGGTCGCCTGGGGTCGCATCGACAACTTCCCCGGCGTCCCGATGGTCGACGGCGACGACATCTTCATGTGTCCGCCCGGCGACGTGTCCGGGCTGGCCGAGCGGATCACCCTCGCCCTCGACGACCCCGAGGCGACCCGCGTGGTCGGCGAGAAGGCGGCCGCGATCGTCGACGAGCACTTCGCGCTCGAGCGGGTGCTCGACAAGCACCTCGAGGTCCTCGAGGGCCTCGCCGCCGCCCCGGCGCCCGCCTCGGCCGGCCGCTGA
- a CDS encoding DUF7657 domain-containing protein yields the protein MTASTTARSAERAPATPGWRLRGTWADRLEVLLPLLAYAVITLGGLTTSSLGLLSVAGDASGADQWGDPLPIRSDEWLTQAPIDLSVLATGSSTAPALSQDPDLIYQISSGQVVESVLFHEGNLLRLGEWLPDAMLFAAFRAWPWLLLVLSLPPLLRRLGANRPLSWLGVVLVFLAPASLWWSFMPVRIMAFAAAGSYLLFLARDRMVAGRRVTAVLQAGLAGIMLARLVTYYVPWSLTLGVPLVVATGVYLVADRTTRRPALLTIGAGALVSIAVLAGTLLENAASLSAELNTVYPGLRRVTGATQTPAQLFGGPGLFEMESSDGPTILNQSEISSAFLVCGLWAVVIWRRAWTGATTAQRGAIVTLAVATGLWSSWAMVPWGAVGEHLPLLSSVLPVRAAQTVGYPAALLLVLLASRLEGSTARLATGAAAVTAAVTAFGVGDVQRLIPTVPTWQVWLSVLATTGVAYAVTRWPTRAWPVAGTLVVCLLAGADTNPVVHGVGQLRTSPAADAARSLADRAETDGTLVATNSMAANALLIANGAPTLTGNQVTGPIVSEWEKVDPDHEYEEVWNRGASYLYVAFDGERDAPWVEAAAPDVIVIHAHPCWLAESDLDVGYVVSTLEIPGPCVRPMRTFTWNGGSQYVYALRDRG from the coding sequence GTGACCGCGTCGACCACGGCGCGCAGCGCCGAGCGCGCGCCGGCGACCCCGGGCTGGCGCCTGCGGGGCACGTGGGCCGATCGGCTCGAGGTGCTGCTGCCGCTGCTGGCCTACGCGGTGATCACGCTCGGCGGCCTCACCACCTCCTCGCTCGGCCTGCTCTCGGTCGCCGGCGACGCCAGCGGCGCCGACCAGTGGGGCGACCCGCTGCCGATCCGCAGCGACGAGTGGCTGACCCAGGCGCCGATCGACCTGTCCGTCCTCGCCACGGGATCATCGACCGCGCCCGCGCTCTCCCAGGACCCCGACCTGATCTACCAGATCTCGTCCGGGCAGGTCGTGGAGTCCGTGCTGTTCCACGAGGGCAACCTGCTGCGGCTGGGGGAGTGGCTTCCCGACGCCATGCTCTTCGCCGCCTTCCGTGCCTGGCCGTGGCTGCTGCTCGTGCTCTCGCTGCCGCCGCTGCTGAGGCGCCTGGGCGCGAACCGGCCGTTGTCCTGGCTCGGGGTCGTCCTGGTCTTCCTCGCGCCCGCGTCGCTGTGGTGGTCGTTCATGCCGGTGCGGATCATGGCGTTCGCCGCTGCCGGCAGCTACCTGCTGTTCCTCGCGCGGGACCGGATGGTCGCCGGCCGTCGGGTCACGGCCGTGCTCCAGGCCGGGCTGGCCGGGATCATGCTGGCCCGCCTGGTGACCTACTACGTGCCCTGGTCGCTGACCCTCGGCGTGCCGCTGGTCGTCGCGACCGGCGTCTACCTCGTGGCCGACCGGACCACCCGGCGCCCGGCGCTGCTGACGATCGGTGCCGGCGCTCTCGTCTCGATCGCCGTGCTGGCCGGCACGCTGCTGGAGAACGCCGCCTCCCTGTCGGCCGAGCTCAACACGGTCTACCCGGGCCTGCGTCGGGTCACCGGCGCCACCCAGACACCCGCGCAGCTGTTCGGCGGTCCGGGGTTGTTCGAGATGGAGTCGTCCGACGGTCCGACCATCCTCAACCAGAGCGAGATCTCCTCGGCCTTCCTCGTGTGCGGGCTGTGGGCCGTCGTGATCTGGCGCCGGGCCTGGACCGGCGCGACGACCGCCCAGCGCGGCGCGATCGTCACCCTCGCCGTCGCCACCGGGCTGTGGAGCTCGTGGGCGATGGTCCCGTGGGGTGCCGTCGGCGAGCACCTGCCGCTGCTCAGCTCGGTGCTGCCGGTGCGCGCCGCGCAGACCGTCGGCTACCCCGCCGCCCTGCTCCTCGTCCTGCTGGCCTCCCGGCTCGAGGGCTCCACGGCCCGGCTCGCGACCGGTGCCGCCGCCGTGACCGCGGCCGTGACCGCCTTCGGGGTGGGCGACGTCCAGCGACTGATCCCGACCGTGCCGACCTGGCAGGTCTGGCTGTCCGTGCTCGCCACGACCGGCGTGGCCTACGCCGTCACCCGCTGGCCGACCCGGGCCTGGCCCGTCGCCGGGACGCTGGTGGTGTGCCTGCTCGCCGGGGCCGACACCAACCCGGTCGTCCACGGTGTCGGCCAGCTGCGCACCAGCCCCGCCGCCGACGCGGCTCGCTCGCTGGCCGACCGGGCAGAGACCGACGGCACCCTCGTCGCGACCAACTCGATGGCGGCGAACGCCCTGCTCATCGCGAACGGAGCACCGACGCTGACCGGCAACCAGGTCACCGGCCCGATCGTCTCGGAGTGGGAGAAGGTCGACCCCGACCACGAGTACGAGGAGGTCTGGAACCGGGGGGCGAGCTACCTCTACGTCGCCTTCGACGGCGAGCGGGACGCGCCGTGGGTCGAGGCTGCGGCCCCCGACGTCATCGTCATCCACGCGCACCCGTGCTGGCTGGCCGAGAGCGACCTCGACGTCGGCTACGTCGTCTCGACGCTCGAGATCCCCGGCCCGTGCGTCCGGCCGATGCGCACCTTCACGTGGAACGGTGGCTCCCAGTACGTCTACGCCCTGCGCGACCGCGGCTGA
- a CDS encoding DegT/DnrJ/EryC1/StrS family aminotransferase — protein sequence MSADSLPFIPPAKPIVGDDERAAVDRVMRSGMIAQGPEVAAFEQEFGAAVTGGRTAVAVNSGTSALHLGLLAAGIGPGDEVIVPSFTFAATANSVALTGATPVFADVEADYFCLDADSVRAAVTERTAAIMPVHLYGHPADVDALQAVADEHDLRLFEDAAQAHLATWKGAQVGTFGDFAMFSLYPTKNMTSGEGGMVSCATEEIARMVRLLRNQGMERQYANEVVGFNARMTDIHAAIGRVQLTKVEGWTKVRQDNAAYLDRHLEGVVVPPVAADATHVYHQYTIKVDGDERDRIVAAMREEHQVGSGVYYPIPNHQLASLTRYAEGLELPVTQQVAREVISLPVHPSLTEADLERIVTAVNTTVRAGA from the coding sequence ATGTCCGCCGACTCCCTCCCGTTCATCCCGCCCGCCAAGCCGATCGTCGGCGACGACGAGCGCGCTGCCGTGGACCGCGTGATGCGCTCCGGCATGATCGCGCAGGGCCCCGAGGTCGCCGCCTTCGAGCAGGAGTTCGGCGCCGCGGTCACGGGCGGCCGCACCGCCGTCGCGGTCAACTCCGGCACCTCGGCCCTGCACCTCGGCCTGCTGGCCGCGGGGATCGGCCCGGGCGACGAGGTCATCGTCCCGTCGTTCACCTTCGCCGCCACGGCCAACTCCGTCGCCCTCACCGGCGCCACCCCGGTCTTCGCCGACGTCGAGGCCGACTACTTCTGCCTCGACGCCGACAGCGTCCGCGCCGCCGTCACCGAGCGCACCGCGGCGATCATGCCGGTGCACCTCTACGGCCACCCGGCCGACGTCGACGCGCTGCAGGCGGTCGCCGACGAGCACGACCTGCGGCTCTTCGAGGACGCCGCCCAGGCCCACCTCGCGACGTGGAAGGGCGCCCAGGTCGGCACCTTCGGCGACTTCGCGATGTTCAGCCTCTACCCGACCAAGAACATGACCTCGGGCGAGGGCGGCATGGTCTCCTGCGCCACCGAGGAGATCGCGCGGATGGTGCGCCTGCTGCGCAACCAGGGCATGGAGCGCCAGTACGCCAACGAGGTCGTCGGCTTCAACGCCCGCATGACCGACATCCACGCCGCCATCGGCCGCGTCCAGCTCACCAAGGTCGAGGGCTGGACCAAGGTCCGCCAGGACAACGCCGCCTACCTGGACCGCCACCTCGAGGGCGTCGTCGTGCCGCCGGTGGCCGCCGACGCGACGCACGTCTACCACCAGTACACGATCAAGGTCGACGGCGACGAGCGCGACCGCATCGTCGCCGCGATGCGCGAGGAGCACCAGGTCGGCTCGGGCGTCTACTACCCGATCCCGAATCACCAGCTCGCGTCGCTCACCCGCTACGCCGAGGGCCTCGAGCTGCCGGTGACCCAGCAGGTCGCGCGCGAGGTCATCTCGCTCCCGGTCCACCCCTCGCTCACCGAGGCCGACCTCGAGCGGATCGTGACCGCGGTCAACACCACGGTCCGCGCGGGCGCCTGA
- a CDS encoding DegT/DnrJ/EryC1/StrS family aminotransferase, producing MNATRQVALGQPTVGEEEIEALREVFASGWLSGAGPTCVAFEGELAASAGTAHALATSNCGSSLHLALQVLGAGPGDEVIVADYTFPATGHSVVWTGATPRFADVRPDTGTIDVDAAAALVNERTVGIIAVDMVGQPADYDELNALARRHGLWVVEDAACSAGATYKGRPAGSLADLAAFSFHGRKGITAGEGGALVGDDTEKMDLARKLHTYGIAPAVSREGSAGLAVPSFDTAGYNYRMSDVQAAMMRVQLKRLPDLVAARTAAAAGYAERLGDVEGIDLPVVGEDRTHPYQSYLVTTHDSVDRDAVVVALRERGVGSNFGTYASHVQPVYGTSDVCPVSAHLFTSQFALPMHANLVQDDLDYVAEQLRAVLADPAVRR from the coding sequence ATGAACGCCACCCGTCAGGTCGCACTCGGTCAGCCCACGGTGGGCGAGGAGGAGATCGAGGCACTGCGCGAGGTGTTCGCGAGCGGCTGGCTCTCCGGAGCCGGCCCGACCTGCGTGGCCTTCGAGGGCGAGCTCGCCGCGAGCGCCGGCACGGCCCACGCACTGGCGACGTCGAACTGCGGCTCGTCGCTGCACCTCGCGCTGCAGGTGCTCGGCGCGGGCCCCGGCGACGAGGTCATCGTGGCCGACTACACCTTCCCCGCGACCGGTCACTCGGTCGTGTGGACCGGCGCGACCCCGCGCTTCGCCGACGTCCGCCCCGACACCGGCACGATCGACGTCGACGCCGCGGCCGCGCTGGTCAACGAGCGCACCGTCGGCATCATCGCGGTCGACATGGTCGGCCAGCCAGCCGACTACGACGAGCTCAACGCGCTGGCTCGCCGCCACGGTCTCTGGGTGGTCGAGGACGCCGCGTGCTCCGCCGGCGCGACCTACAAGGGCCGCCCGGCCGGGAGCCTGGCCGACCTGGCCGCCTTCAGCTTCCACGGCCGCAAGGGGATCACCGCCGGCGAGGGCGGCGCGCTGGTCGGCGACGACACCGAGAAGATGGACCTCGCCCGCAAGCTGCACACCTACGGCATCGCGCCCGCCGTGAGCCGCGAGGGCTCCGCCGGCCTCGCCGTCCCGTCCTTCGACACCGCCGGCTACAACTACCGGATGTCGGACGTGCAGGCGGCGATGATGCGCGTGCAGCTCAAGCGGCTCCCCGACCTGGTCGCGGCCCGCACCGCCGCCGCCGCCGGCTACGCCGAGCGGCTCGGCGACGTCGAGGGCATCGACCTCCCCGTCGTCGGCGAGGACCGCACCCACCCCTACCAGTCCTACCTCGTCACCACCCACGACTCCGTCGACCGCGACGCCGTCGTGGTGGCGCTGCGCGAGCGGGGCGTCGGCAGCAACTTCGGGACGTACGCCTCCCACGTCCAGCCCGTCTACGGCACCTCGGACGTCTGCCCGGTGTCGGCGCACCTGTTCACCTCGCAGTTCGCGCTCCCGATGCACGCCAACCTGGTGCAGGACGACCTCGACTACGTCGCCGAGCAGCTGCGCGCCGTCCTCGCCGACCCGGCCGTCCGCCGCTGA